One stretch of Micromonospora echinospora DNA includes these proteins:
- a CDS encoding helix-turn-helix domain-containing protein translates to MTDIADTGPEAATGAGACEAPGATVAAPVTATDGGPAADGGPALLTEPFDVPFPAPGIIRAVRRRADASQRELARFARVHPSTIGRIEAGSLTPSLAILSRVIGTAGFRLVVVDEAGMVLKPMRDRADLRDGAERRYPSHLDVVTDPEPGEWWADRYGLARPPETFYRDRAVRDALRRRSQWEVRVAKYRNVPSPPDPQRCGYRGGPPIRP, encoded by the coding sequence GTGACAGACATCGCCGACACCGGGCCGGAGGCGGCCACCGGAGCAGGTGCCTGCGAAGCGCCGGGAGCGACTGTGGCGGCCCCCGTGACAGCGACCGACGGCGGGCCCGCGGCGGACGGCGGGCCGGCGCTGCTCACCGAGCCGTTCGACGTCCCGTTCCCGGCGCCGGGGATCATCCGGGCGGTGCGTCGTCGGGCCGACGCCAGCCAGCGTGAGCTGGCCCGGTTCGCCAGGGTGCATCCGAGCACGATCGGGCGCATCGAGGCGGGCAGCCTGACCCCGAGCCTGGCCATACTGTCGCGCGTCATCGGCACGGCCGGCTTCCGGCTCGTGGTCGTCGACGAGGCCGGCATGGTCCTCAAACCGATGCGTGACCGGGCTGATCTGCGTGACGGCGCGGAGCGGCGGTACCCGTCCCACCTCGACGTCGTCACCGACCCGGAGCCGGGGGAGTGGTGGGCCGACCGCTACGGGCTGGCCCGCCCGCCGGAGACGTTCTACCGCGACCGGGCGGTCCGGGACGCGCTGCGCCGTCGCAGCCAGTGGGAGGTGCGGGTGGCCAAGTACCGGAACGTGCCGTCCCCGCCGGACCCGCAGCGGTGCGGATACCGCGGCGGCCCGCCGATCCGCCCGTGA
- a CDS encoding uroporphyrinogen-III synthase, with protein MTRTRKPVGQIAFVGAGPGDPGLLTRRALDALVEADQVVYDRGVPESLLAHVRAQARPDAEFSPAEGVPGDVAKVLISAARAGQNAVHLVSGDPFGHDSVVKEVQAVARTAAHFEVVPGVGQAEGVATYAGVPLPGVRTAADVEDVTALDFDALATAVGRGSLALAVDAGDLAAVRDGLLAAGVDGTTPVGVTGDGTGETQYTTTSTVDSFVAAALGFTGRVVLTVGAAVTDRDKLSWWENRPLYGWKVLVPRTKEQAGVMSARLRAYGAIPCEVPTIAVEPPRTPAQMERAVKGLVDGRYAWVIFTSVNAVRAVWEKFAEHGLDARHFGGVKIACIGDATAEAVRAFGIQPELIPSGEQSSEGLLAEFSPHDEVLDPVGRVLLPRADIATETLAAGLTERGWEVDDVTAYRTVRAAPPPAEIRDAIKSGGFDAVLFTSSSTVRNLVGIAGKPHARTVVAVIGPKTAETATEFGLRVDVQPPHASVPDLVEALAAYAVELREKLAAMPAKQRRGSKVQGPTALRFR; from the coding sequence ATGACCCGCACCCGTAAGCCCGTAGGCCAGATCGCTTTCGTCGGGGCGGGCCCCGGCGACCCCGGCCTGCTGACCCGCCGGGCGCTGGACGCCCTGGTCGAGGCCGACCAGGTGGTCTACGACCGGGGCGTACCCGAGTCGCTCCTGGCGCACGTACGCGCCCAGGCCCGGCCCGACGCCGAGTTCAGCCCCGCCGAGGGCGTACCGGGGGACGTGGCGAAGGTGCTGATCTCCGCGGCCCGGGCCGGGCAGAACGCCGTGCACCTGGTCTCCGGTGACCCGTTCGGCCACGACTCGGTGGTCAAGGAGGTGCAGGCGGTCGCGCGTACCGCCGCCCACTTCGAGGTGGTGCCGGGCGTCGGCCAGGCCGAGGGCGTCGCCACCTACGCGGGCGTTCCGCTGCCGGGCGTACGCACCGCCGCCGACGTCGAGGACGTCACCGCGCTCGACTTCGACGCGCTCGCCACCGCAGTCGGCCGGGGTTCGCTGGCGCTCGCCGTGGACGCCGGTGACCTGGCCGCCGTCCGGGACGGTCTGCTGGCCGCCGGGGTCGACGGCACCACCCCGGTCGGGGTGACCGGCGACGGCACCGGCGAGACGCAGTACACCACCACGTCGACAGTCGACTCCTTCGTCGCGGCTGCGCTCGGCTTCACCGGCCGGGTGGTGCTCACCGTCGGCGCGGCCGTCACCGACCGCGACAAGCTGAGCTGGTGGGAGAACCGCCCGCTGTACGGCTGGAAGGTGCTGGTGCCCCGCACCAAGGAGCAGGCCGGCGTGATGAGCGCCCGGCTGCGCGCGTACGGGGCGATCCCGTGCGAGGTGCCGACCATCGCGGTCGAGCCGCCGCGTACCCCGGCACAGATGGAGCGGGCGGTGAAGGGCCTGGTCGACGGCCGGTACGCCTGGGTCATCTTCACCTCGGTCAACGCGGTCCGGGCGGTGTGGGAGAAGTTCGCCGAGCACGGCCTCGACGCCCGCCACTTCGGCGGCGTCAAGATCGCCTGTATCGGGGACGCCACCGCCGAGGCGGTCCGCGCCTTCGGCATCCAGCCGGAGCTGATCCCCTCCGGGGAGCAGTCCTCCGAGGGCCTGCTGGCCGAGTTCTCGCCGCACGACGAGGTCCTCGACCCGGTCGGCCGGGTGCTGCTGCCGCGTGCCGACATCGCGACCGAGACCCTGGCCGCCGGGCTCACCGAGCGGGGCTGGGAGGTCGACGACGTGACCGCGTACCGGACGGTGCGGGCGGCGCCGCCGCCGGCCGAGATCCGCGACGCGATCAAGTCGGGCGGGTTCGACGCGGTGCTGTTCACGTCGTCGTCCACGGTGCGGAACCTCGTCGGTATCGCCGGGAAGCCGCACGCGCGCACGGTTGTTGCAGTCATCGGGCCCAAGACGGCGGAGACCGCCACCGAGTTCGGCCTGCGGGTCGACGTGCAGCCGCCACACGCCTCGGTGCCCGACCTGGTGGAGGCGCTCGCCGCCTACGCCGTCGAGCTGCGGGAGAAGCTCGCCGCCATGCCGGCGAAGCAGCGCCGGGGCTCCAAGGTGCAGGGCCCGACCGCCCTGAGGTTCCGCTGA
- the hemC gene encoding hydroxymethylbilane synthase — protein sequence MTAPLRLGTRGSALAMAQSGHVAEALTAATGRPVELVEVVTAGDKSTAPVQRLGVGVFVSALRDALTAGEIDFAVHSYKDLPTAAAPGLHVAAVPPRQDPRDALVATNGRTLAELPPGARVGTGALRRIAQLHALGMQLEVAPIRGNIDTRVARVLGPDADLDAVVLARAGLNRIGRADVITETLDPMLMLPAPAQGALAVECRADDQDVIEMLALLDHEPSRAAITAERALLATLEAGCSAPVAAYAVLAEGEITEEGDVIQEIYLRGAVISPDGTRDLRLSRTGTPADAAEIGKALAAELLELGADSILGQDAQAGPGTQQLGSTE from the coding sequence ATGACCGCCCCACTGCGCCTCGGCACCCGGGGCAGCGCCCTGGCGATGGCCCAGTCCGGCCATGTGGCCGAAGCCCTCACCGCGGCCACCGGCCGCCCGGTCGAGCTGGTCGAGGTGGTGACCGCAGGCGACAAGTCCACCGCCCCGGTGCAGCGACTCGGCGTCGGCGTGTTCGTGTCCGCGCTGCGCGACGCGCTGACCGCCGGTGAGATCGACTTCGCTGTGCACTCGTACAAGGACCTGCCCACCGCGGCGGCGCCCGGCCTGCACGTCGCGGCCGTGCCGCCCCGGCAGGACCCGCGCGACGCGCTGGTGGCCACGAACGGCCGTACGCTCGCCGAGCTGCCGCCCGGCGCCCGCGTCGGCACCGGCGCGCTGCGCCGGATCGCCCAGTTGCACGCGCTGGGCATGCAGTTGGAGGTCGCCCCGATCCGGGGCAACATCGACACCCGGGTGGCCCGGGTACTCGGCCCGGACGCCGACCTCGACGCCGTCGTGCTGGCCCGCGCCGGGCTCAACCGGATCGGCCGCGCCGACGTCATCACCGAGACGCTCGACCCGATGCTCATGCTGCCCGCGCCCGCTCAGGGCGCGCTGGCCGTCGAGTGCCGGGCCGACGACCAGGACGTGATCGAGATGCTCGCGCTGCTCGACCACGAGCCGTCCCGCGCCGCGATCACCGCGGAACGGGCGCTGCTGGCCACCCTGGAGGCAGGGTGCAGCGCACCCGTGGCCGCGTACGCCGTCCTCGCCGAAGGCGAGATCACCGAAGAGGGCGACGTGATCCAGGAGATCTACCTGCGCGGTGCGGTGATCAGCCCGGACGGTACCCGTGACCTCCGGCTGTCCCGCACCGGAACGCCCGCCGACGCGGCGGAGATCGGCAAGGCACTCGCCGCCGAACTCCTCGAACTCGGCGCCGACTCGATCCTCGGCCAGGACGCACAGGCCGGCCCGGGGACCCAGCAACTTGGGAGCACAGAATGA
- a CDS encoding GNAT family N-acetyltransferase — protein MVREWNPRTASSAEIASLLDTLNAVLAADLPQDPPWRDSSMREYLSEVMPGERRISWVAQEDDAPDGTPGAIVGHVHVLLLGGIGVLEVLVHPAVRRTGLGRDLVRVAARRVWDEGFQSIGVEVVGDTPAVAFYESLGFTRDYVETRSVLDLRTVDWPALTEMAAEVGAGYRVEFWPGGPPDELIEAYARAKAEVRDSDDVELRPSSYDPDRLRDSLATLHRRGMKPYIVLALHEQTGDVAGLTEVVVPAQHPTRADQYDTIVVLDHRGYGIDRAIKARMLLELRSAEPQLVEVQTWNAQDNESMLKVNAELGYRPDRDWCEYGVDVAELVHRLDSHR, from the coding sequence ATGGTGCGCGAGTGGAACCCTCGGACCGCCTCGTCCGCCGAGATCGCGTCCCTGCTGGACACGCTGAACGCGGTCCTGGCGGCCGACCTGCCGCAGGACCCGCCCTGGCGGGACAGCTCCATGCGGGAGTACCTGTCCGAGGTGATGCCCGGCGAGCGGCGGATCTCCTGGGTGGCGCAGGAGGACGACGCTCCGGACGGCACGCCCGGAGCGATCGTCGGACACGTGCACGTGCTGCTGCTGGGCGGCATCGGCGTACTGGAGGTTCTGGTGCACCCGGCCGTCCGGCGCACCGGGCTCGGCCGTGACCTGGTCCGGGTTGCCGCCCGCCGGGTGTGGGACGAGGGCTTCCAGTCGATCGGCGTGGAGGTGGTCGGCGACACCCCGGCCGTGGCGTTCTACGAGTCGCTGGGCTTCACCCGCGACTATGTGGAGACCCGCAGCGTGCTCGACCTGCGCACGGTGGACTGGCCGGCGCTGACCGAGATGGCCGCCGAGGTGGGCGCGGGCTACCGGGTCGAGTTCTGGCCGGGCGGGCCGCCGGACGAGTTGATCGAGGCGTACGCGCGGGCCAAGGCCGAGGTGCGCGACTCCGACGACGTGGAGCTGCGGCCCAGCTCGTACGACCCGGACCGGCTGCGCGACAGTCTCGCCACGTTGCACCGGCGCGGCATGAAGCCGTACATCGTGCTGGCGCTGCACGAGCAGACCGGGGACGTGGCCGGGTTGACCGAGGTGGTGGTGCCGGCGCAGCACCCGACCCGGGCCGACCAGTACGACACGATCGTCGTTCTCGACCACCGTGGTTACGGCATCGACCGGGCCATCAAGGCGCGGATGCTGCTGGAGCTGCGCTCCGCCGAGCCCCAGCTGGTCGAGGTGCAGACCTGGAACGCGCAGGACAACGAGTCGATGCTGAAGGTCAACGCCGAGCTGGGCTACCGCCCCGACCGTGACTGGTGCGAGTACGGAGTGGACGTCGCCGAGCTGGTGCACCGGCTGGACAGTCACCGCTGA
- the hemB gene encoding porphobilinogen synthase has product MPYPEIRPRRLRRNAAVRRLVSETRVDPAELVVPMFVKEGLTEPRAIASLPGVLQHSRDSLRKAAAEAVQAGVGGIMLFGVPATRDETGSGGVDPAGVLNVAIRDVIAEVGDSTVVMSDLCLDEFTSHGHCGLLTPDGGVDNDVTLAAYADMAVAQAAAGVHVVGPSGMMDGQVGVVRKALDAAGHQDVSVLAYAVKYASAFYGPFRDAVESALEGDRRTYQQDPANLRESLREVELDVAEGADMVMVKPALPYLDVVSAVRAAVDVPVAAYQVSGEYAMVEAAAANGWIDRERVMLETLTSIRRAGAQIILTYWAVEAAQLLRQRY; this is encoded by the coding sequence ATGCCGTACCCCGAGATCCGGCCCCGCCGGCTGCGCCGCAACGCGGCCGTGCGGCGGCTGGTCTCCGAGACCCGCGTCGACCCGGCCGAGCTGGTCGTGCCGATGTTCGTCAAGGAGGGGCTGACCGAGCCGAGGGCGATCGCGTCGCTCCCGGGAGTGCTCCAGCACTCCCGGGACTCGCTGCGCAAGGCCGCCGCGGAGGCGGTCCAGGCCGGGGTCGGCGGGATCATGCTTTTCGGGGTGCCGGCGACGCGCGACGAGACCGGCTCCGGCGGTGTCGACCCGGCCGGCGTGCTCAACGTGGCGATCCGGGACGTGATCGCCGAGGTCGGCGACTCGACGGTGGTGATGAGCGACCTGTGCCTGGACGAGTTCACCTCGCACGGGCACTGCGGCCTGCTCACGCCGGACGGCGGGGTGGACAACGACGTCACGCTCGCCGCGTACGCGGACATGGCGGTGGCCCAGGCCGCCGCCGGGGTCCACGTGGTCGGGCCGTCCGGGATGATGGACGGCCAGGTCGGCGTGGTCCGCAAGGCGCTGGACGCCGCCGGGCACCAGGACGTCTCGGTGCTCGCGTACGCGGTCAAGTACGCCTCCGCCTTCTACGGCCCGTTCCGCGACGCTGTGGAGTCGGCGCTGGAGGGCGACCGGCGTACCTACCAGCAGGACCCGGCGAACCTGCGGGAGTCGCTGCGCGAGGTCGAGCTGGACGTGGCCGAGGGCGCCGACATGGTGATGGTCAAGCCCGCGCTGCCCTATCTCGACGTGGTGTCGGCGGTCCGGGCCGCGGTGGACGTCCCGGTCGCCGCCTACCAGGTCTCCGGCGAGTACGCGATGGTCGAGGCGGCCGCCGCGAACGGCTGGATCGACCGGGAGCGCGTCATGCTGGAGACGCTCACCTCGATCCGCCGGGCCGGCGCGCAGATCATCCTCACCTACTGGGCGGTCGAGGCGGCCCAGCTGCTGCGCCAACGCTACTGA
- a CDS encoding FmdB family zinc ribbon protein: MPRYEFRCRACGDTFEVNRPMAEAAEPATCPQGHADTVKLLSAVAVTGRGGSGPTGGIPSGGGCCGGSCGC, translated from the coding sequence ATGCCCCGGTACGAGTTCCGTTGCCGCGCCTGCGGCGACACCTTCGAGGTCAACCGCCCGATGGCCGAGGCCGCCGAGCCGGCCACCTGCCCGCAGGGCCACGCCGACACGGTGAAGCTGCTCTCCGCTGTCGCCGTCACGGGGCGTGGTGGCTCCGGCCCGACTGGTGGGATTCCCAGCGGTGGAGGTTGCTGCGGCGGGTCTTGCGGCTGCTGA
- a CDS encoding lytic transglycosylase domain-containing protein has protein sequence MVDGERRATARPLRPAAPPDGDARPVPRPRRDPLPPERPADPPRDPDAKAGAPSTDASAKPDASTKPDASAKPAVGTDAKPDADAKPGADAGAKPDAGSGADAEPDAGAKPQPGQDAKPERAPDAGADTDIKPDADAPSGEKAEPKAKDEAADADAQPAGGRRRRVPFAHAVRTRPRQLAVGAAHATRAWSRRPAGRTALPALFLLALVGVATTAGAVIVPAAVGRQASVDEALPEPSVARTAAPAATPLFPDPSGLPGTAAPTGTPLPGGATVAPPTGRPADALADWARRVSAVTAIPVVALQAYAYAELVLAQTNRACQLSWTTLAAIGHVESGHGSANGATLGPDGRALPEIKGQPLDGQGGRSRILDTDQGQLDGDRVYDRALGPMQFIPTTWQEIGADADNDGVKNPHDIDDAALAAGQYLCKGGRNMTIPGDWWGAILSYNDVRRYAQAVFDKADEYGRLSRNVR, from the coding sequence GTGGTGGACGGCGAACGGCGAGCGACGGCCCGGCCCCTGCGACCCGCAGCGCCGCCCGACGGCGACGCCCGGCCCGTCCCGCGACCCCGCCGCGATCCCCTCCCCCCGGAGCGCCCCGCCGACCCGCCCCGCGACCCGGACGCCAAGGCCGGCGCGCCGAGCACGGACGCGAGCGCGAAGCCGGACGCGAGCACAAAGCCCGACGCGAGCGCGAAGCCCGCAGTCGGCACGGACGCGAAGCCGGACGCAGACGCGAAGCCCGGAGCCGACGCGGGTGCGAAGCCGGACGCAGGCTCAGGCGCAGACGCCGAGCCCGACGCGGGCGCCAAGCCGCAGCCCGGGCAGGACGCGAAGCCGGAGCGCGCGCCGGATGCCGGAGCCGACACGGACATCAAGCCTGACGCGGATGCCCCGTCCGGCGAGAAAGCGGAGCCGAAGGCGAAGGACGAGGCGGCGGACGCAGACGCGCAGCCGGCCGGCGGGCGGCGTCGGCGCGTACCGTTCGCGCACGCCGTCCGCACGCGGCCGCGGCAGCTCGCCGTCGGCGCGGCCCACGCCACCCGCGCCTGGTCCCGCCGCCCCGCAGGGCGCACCGCGCTGCCGGCGCTGTTCCTGCTCGCCCTGGTCGGCGTCGCCACCACGGCCGGCGCGGTGATCGTGCCGGCCGCTGTCGGCAGGCAGGCGTCGGTCGACGAGGCTCTGCCGGAACCGAGCGTGGCGCGGACCGCCGCGCCCGCCGCGACGCCCCTGTTTCCGGACCCGTCCGGGCTGCCCGGCACCGCCGCGCCGACGGGAACGCCGCTGCCCGGCGGCGCGACCGTCGCACCGCCCACCGGCCGCCCCGCCGACGCGCTGGCCGACTGGGCGAGGCGGGTCAGCGCGGTCACCGCCATCCCGGTGGTGGCGCTCCAGGCGTACGCGTATGCCGAGCTGGTGCTCGCCCAGACCAACCGTGCCTGCCAGCTGAGCTGGACCACGCTCGCCGCCATCGGGCACGTCGAGTCCGGGCACGGCTCGGCCAACGGCGCCACGCTCGGGCCCGACGGGCGGGCGCTGCCGGAGATCAAGGGGCAGCCGCTCGACGGGCAGGGCGGCCGGTCCCGGATCCTCGACACCGACCAGGGGCAGCTCGACGGCGACCGCGTCTACGACCGGGCGCTCGGCCCGATGCAGTTCATCCCGACCACCTGGCAGGAGATCGGCGCGGACGCGGACAACGACGGCGTGAAGAACCCGCACGACATCGACGACGCGGCGCTGGCCGCCGGCCAGTACCTGTGCAAGGGCGGCCGGAACATGACCATCCCGGGCGACTGGTGGGGGGCCATCCTCTCCTACAACGATGTGCGCCGCTATGCCCAGGCCGTCTTCGACAAGGCCGACGAGTACGGCAGGCTCAGCCGCAACGTGAGGTGA
- a CDS encoding lamin tail domain-containing protein — translation MRPRRTLAALATTAAVTLTAIAVAPPAASAAPTDLLISEYVEGSSNNKAVELYNGTDAPIDLAAGGYQLRLYFNGSSTSTNVALTGTVATGDVFVFAAASAAPAILAQADQTFGGSLFNGDDAIVLHKGDTVVDSIGQVGVDPGTEWGSGLTSTADNTLRRLPSVTAGDTDPADPFDPAAQWAGFATDTFDGLGSHTVGGGGPIDQPPTLACGGALTLSAGATATREVTATDADDTITDLAVTAVVPAPTSGSISRTAFAPAAGDGGTATATLTATGLPAGSYAVTVTSTDDDGDTATCTLSVQATSVLSIGEVQGRTGDDEDGRADRSPLAPASGNGTSSTLYDVRGVITGMSLTRSSAGADQWGFYLQSRLGTEDGDPLTSDGLFVFMGSFTTLIGGYAPTVGDEVVLRGRVSEYFNQTQLSSASLVRKLDSGLDVDTVVRVDDAIPPAEAAAADLFWERHEGERMRVRAGSGVSAPRHIYSSTADSEIYVLDREDPVMKRSDPYARRVFRDAHPLDDIPGTLFDNGNNQRILLGAGGVKATAGDSGALLPEARTFDTLTEDAYGSVSYAFSKYSVQPEQLTLTGGADPAANHPPQPADRGSEVAIATYNVENLYDYRDDPFDGCDFAGNTGCTGVSPPFDYVPASQEAYAAKLAAQARQIVNSLHSPDLILVQEAEDQDICSVVDGALACGDTNNADGAPDTVQELALAIAANGGPAYTAAYDRTGADARGIASAFLYRTDRLTLAEATAADPLLGSAPTVQYRSAALGSNTDVQNPKAFNAVLPADVDRSTGVDGSNVYTRAAQLARFTVKAAPGSTERFTLWAVANHFSSGPDSRVGQRREQAAYGAAIVAAVEASDPNTRVVYGGDLNVFPRPDDPIATAQNPTPSDQLAPLYEAGLHNLWDDLVADAPASAYSYTFSGQAQTLDNLFVNDPMHDDLVQVRTAHINADYPTDAPELGDRGASDHDPQVARFRSRASLRVADTSVAEGDKGTRAMTFTVTVSRPLSEPALICATTYGTTAQAGSDYDPYVGCKLLPAGQTSLAFPVTVRGDRKREADEKLTLYVAGVPGLRLADPSGVGTILNDD, via the coding sequence ATGCGCCCGCGCCGCACCCTCGCCGCGCTCGCGACCACCGCCGCCGTCACCCTCACGGCGATCGCTGTCGCACCCCCCGCGGCCAGTGCCGCGCCCACCGACCTGCTCATCTCCGAGTACGTCGAGGGGTCGTCCAACAACAAGGCCGTCGAGCTGTACAACGGCACCGACGCCCCGATCGACCTGGCCGCCGGCGGCTACCAGCTCCGGCTCTACTTCAACGGCTCCAGCACGTCGACGAACGTCGCGCTGACCGGCACCGTCGCCACCGGGGACGTGTTCGTCTTCGCCGCCGCGTCGGCCGCGCCCGCGATCCTCGCCCAGGCCGACCAGACGTTCGGTGGGTCCCTGTTCAACGGCGACGACGCGATCGTGCTGCACAAGGGTGACACGGTGGTCGACTCCATCGGCCAGGTCGGCGTCGACCCGGGCACCGAGTGGGGCAGCGGGCTCACCAGCACCGCCGACAACACGTTGCGCCGGCTGCCCTCGGTGACCGCCGGCGACACCGACCCGGCGGACCCGTTCGACCCGGCCGCGCAGTGGGCCGGCTTCGCCACCGACACGTTCGACGGGCTGGGCAGCCACACCGTCGGCGGAGGCGGCCCGATCGACCAGCCGCCGACGCTCGCCTGCGGCGGCGCGCTGACGCTGTCGGCGGGCGCCACCGCGACCCGCGAGGTGACCGCCACCGACGCCGACGACACGATCACCGACCTCGCGGTCACCGCCGTCGTGCCGGCGCCGACGAGCGGCTCGATCAGCCGTACCGCGTTCGCGCCGGCGGCCGGGGACGGTGGCACGGCCACCGCCACGCTGACCGCCACCGGCCTGCCGGCCGGCAGCTACGCGGTGACTGTGACCTCCACCGACGACGACGGCGACACCGCCACCTGCACGCTCAGCGTGCAGGCCACGAGCGTGCTGTCGATCGGTGAGGTGCAGGGCCGCACCGGCGACGACGAGGACGGCCGCGCCGACCGGTCGCCGCTCGCCCCGGCCAGCGGCAACGGCACCAGCTCCACGTTGTACGACGTGCGCGGCGTCATCACCGGCATGTCGCTGACCCGCAGTTCGGCCGGGGCCGACCAGTGGGGCTTCTACCTGCAGAGCCGGCTCGGCACCGAGGACGGCGACCCGCTCACCTCCGACGGTCTCTTCGTCTTCATGGGCTCGTTCACCACGCTGATCGGCGGGTACGCCCCCACCGTCGGCGACGAGGTCGTGCTGCGCGGCCGGGTCTCCGAGTACTTCAACCAGACCCAGCTCTCCAGCGCCTCGCTGGTCCGCAAGCTCGACTCCGGCCTCGACGTGGACACGGTGGTCCGCGTCGACGACGCGATCCCGCCCGCCGAGGCGGCCGCAGCTGACCTGTTCTGGGAGCGGCACGAGGGCGAGCGGATGCGCGTCCGCGCCGGCAGCGGCGTCTCCGCGCCCCGGCACATCTACTCCTCCACCGCCGACTCCGAGATCTACGTGCTGGACCGGGAGGACCCGGTCATGAAGCGGTCCGACCCGTACGCCCGGCGGGTGTTCCGGGACGCGCACCCGCTCGACGACATCCCTGGCACGCTCTTCGACAACGGCAACAACCAGCGCATCCTGCTGGGGGCCGGCGGTGTGAAGGCGACCGCCGGTGACTCCGGCGCGCTGCTGCCCGAGGCGCGTACGTTCGACACGCTGACCGAGGACGCCTACGGCTCCGTGTCGTACGCGTTCAGCAAGTACAGCGTGCAGCCCGAGCAGCTCACCCTGACCGGTGGCGCGGACCCGGCCGCGAACCACCCGCCGCAGCCGGCCGACCGCGGCAGCGAGGTCGCGATCGCCACCTACAACGTGGAGAACCTCTACGACTACCGGGACGACCCGTTCGACGGCTGCGACTTCGCCGGCAACACCGGATGTACGGGGGTCAGCCCGCCGTTCGACTACGTGCCGGCGAGCCAGGAGGCGTACGCCGCCAAGCTGGCCGCGCAGGCCCGGCAGATCGTCAACTCGCTGCACAGCCCGGACCTGATCCTGGTGCAGGAGGCCGAGGACCAGGACATCTGCTCGGTGGTCGACGGCGCTCTGGCGTGCGGTGACACGAACAACGCCGACGGCGCCCCGGACACCGTGCAGGAGCTGGCGCTGGCCATCGCGGCCAACGGCGGCCCCGCCTACACCGCCGCGTACGACCGCACCGGCGCGGACGCCCGGGGCATCGCCTCGGCGTTCCTCTACCGCACCGACCGGCTCACGCTGGCCGAGGCGACCGCCGCGGACCCGCTGCTGGGCTCGGCGCCGACTGTCCAGTACCGCTCGGCGGCGCTCGGGTCCAACACGGACGTGCAGAACCCGAAGGCGTTCAACGCGGTGCTGCCGGCCGACGTGGACCGGTCGACCGGTGTGGACGGCAGCAACGTCTACACCCGCGCGGCCCAGCTGGCCCGGTTCACCGTCAAGGCCGCGCCCGGCTCGACCGAGCGGTTCACGCTCTGGGCGGTCGCCAACCACTTCTCGTCCGGGCCGGACAGCCGGGTCGGGCAGCGCCGCGAGCAGGCCGCGTACGGCGCCGCGATCGTCGCGGCGGTCGAGGCGAGCGACCCGAACACCCGGGTGGTCTACGGCGGGGACCTGAACGTCTTCCCTCGCCCGGACGACCCGATCGCCACCGCCCAGAACCCGACCCCGTCGGACCAGCTCGCCCCGCTGTACGAGGCCGGACTGCACAACCTCTGGGACGACCTGGTGGCGGACGCGCCGGCATCGGCGTACTCGTACACCTTCAGCGGCCAGGCGCAGACGCTGGACAACCTCTTCGTGAACGACCCGATGCACGACGACCTGGTGCAGGTACGGACGGCGCACATCAACGCCGACTACCCGACCGACGCGCCGGAGCTGGGCGACCGGGGAGCCAGCGACCACGATCCGCAGGTGGCCCGGTTCCGTTCGCGCGCCTCGCTGCGCGTTGCCGACACCTCGGTGGCCGAGGGCGACAAGGGCACCCGCGCGATGACCTTCACGGTCACCGTGTCCCGCCCGCTCTCCGAGCCGGCGCTGATCTGCGCGACCACCTACGGCACGACCGCCCAGGCCGGGTCGGACTACGACCCGTACGTGGGCTGCAAGCTGCTTCCCGCGGGCCAGACGTCGCTGGCGTTCCCGGTCACCGTGCGCGGCGACCGCAAGCGCGAGGCGGACGAGAAGCTGACGCTGTACGTGGCGGGTGTGCCGGGCCTGCGGCTGGCCGACCCGTCCGGCGTCGGGACGATCCTGAACGACGACTGA